A genomic region of Polynucleobacter necessarius contains the following coding sequences:
- a CDS encoding DUF2889 domain-containing protein, with amino-acid sequence MPSHLSIDMLSAPQPRSPLHTREITFQGYAREDGLWDIEGHLKDFKSNPFVTSAKTWQPGEAFHDMWVRVTVNSDLVVQDIEAVMDGHPHAECTAAVPPMKSLIDWCKA; translated from the coding sequence TTGCCCTCACACCTATCTATTGACATGCTTTCAGCCCCACAACCCCGCTCACCACTTCATACAAGAGAAATTACCTTTCAGGGGTATGCAAGGGAGGATGGACTTTGGGATATTGAAGGTCATCTAAAAGACTTCAAATCAAACCCCTTTGTTACGAGCGCTAAAACCTGGCAGCCTGGTGAGGCGTTTCATGACATGTGGGTGCGCGTCACAGTAAATAGCGATCTGGTTGTACAAGACATTGAAGCAGTCATGGATGGACACCCACATGCCGAATGCACCGCCGCCGTTCCCCCTATGAAATCTCTCATTGATTGGTGCAAAGCTTGA
- a CDS encoding pseudouridine synthase, whose translation MANPISLEKILFSQGFGTRRYCSGLVYADLVKVNGVQAEDPEQRIPTEGLMLNVEGKDWEYHEKAYIAFNKPPNYECSHKTTHHPSVYSLLPSPFVERGLQCVGRLDYDTTGLLLISDDGQFIHKMTTPKKNIGKVYEITTPDPITQGQIDHLLNGVVLDDDPKPCYATACKLISENVLAMSIVEGRYHQVKRMMAAVGNHVAKLHRVEIGAYIMPADLAEGQWRWLYPEDLKQPSQSVAA comes from the coding sequence ATGGCAAACCCCATTTCTTTAGAAAAAATCCTCTTTAGCCAAGGCTTTGGTACACGTCGCTATTGCAGTGGTTTGGTATACGCTGACCTCGTTAAAGTGAACGGGGTGCAGGCGGAGGATCCTGAGCAGCGCATTCCTACTGAAGGTTTAATGCTAAATGTTGAGGGTAAGGATTGGGAATATCACGAAAAGGCTTACATTGCCTTTAATAAGCCGCCTAACTATGAGTGCTCGCATAAGACTACACATCATCCTAGCGTCTATAGCCTCTTACCCAGTCCTTTTGTAGAGCGAGGGCTGCAATGCGTTGGACGTCTAGACTATGACACTACCGGTCTATTATTAATTTCTGATGATGGTCAGTTCATTCATAAGATGACTACCCCAAAGAAAAATATCGGTAAGGTTTATGAAATCACTACACCTGATCCAATCACTCAAGGCCAAATAGACCACCTACTCAACGGAGTAGTGTTGGACGATGATCCTAAGCCTTGCTACGCCACTGCTTGTAAGTTGATTTCTGAGAACGTATTGGCGATGAGCATCGTTGAAGGTCGCTATCATCAGGTCAAGCGCATGATGGCTGCCGTGGGTAATCATGTTGCCAAATTACATCGAGTTGAAATTGGTGCTTACATCATGCCTGCAGATTTGGCTGAGGGCCAGTGGCGCTGGCTATACCCAGAAGATTTAAAGCAACCATCTCAAAGTGTTGCCGCTTAA
- a CDS encoding 4a-hydroxytetrahydrobiopterin dehydratase: MNNASLPVDFDFVGGALLWVQDVERKIIQREFVFKDFDQAFQFMTLSAQYAQEIDHHPDWSNSWSRVMVRLTTHSAGGLTQLDIEMAQAMNQFVEQVNY, translated from the coding sequence ATGAATAACGCTTCGTTGCCTGTCGATTTTGATTTTGTGGGCGGCGCACTTTTATGGGTGCAGGATGTTGAGCGCAAGATTATCCAGCGCGAGTTTGTATTTAAAGACTTTGACCAGGCTTTTCAATTCATGACGCTTAGCGCCCAATATGCCCAAGAGATTGACCATCATCCCGACTGGTCAAATTCTTGGAGTCGGGTGATGGTGCGCTTAACAACGCATTCTGCTGGCGGACTGACTCAGCTTGATATTGAGATGGCTCAGGCAATGAATCAATTTGTCGAGCAAGTCAATTATTAG
- a CDS encoding (2Fe-2S)-binding protein, producing the protein MKLNVNGKVHDIDVEPDMPLLWAIREVVGLTGTKYGCGVAQCGACTVYLNGEPVRSCSIPVSAVANAKITTIEALSKNNTHPVQQAWIALDVPQCGYCQSGQVMAAAALLKRNPKPTDADIDSAMGNLCRCGTYQKIRDGIRVASGQKKLADVLAQYDASLATRG; encoded by the coding sequence ATGAAACTCAATGTAAATGGAAAAGTCCACGATATTGATGTGGAGCCGGATATGCCCTTGTTGTGGGCAATACGTGAGGTGGTTGGCTTAACGGGTACTAAGTACGGTTGTGGTGTTGCTCAATGCGGCGCTTGTACTGTTTATTTGAATGGCGAACCAGTGCGTTCATGCTCCATTCCGGTATCAGCCGTCGCAAATGCAAAAATCACAACGATTGAAGCGCTCTCTAAAAATAATACGCATCCTGTACAGCAAGCTTGGATTGCGCTGGATGTTCCTCAGTGTGGATATTGCCAGTCAGGACAAGTAATGGCAGCTGCTGCACTCCTAAAGAGAAATCCTAAACCAACTGATGCGGATATTGATAGCGCTATGGGCAATCTTTGTCGCTGCGGTACATATCAAAAGATTCGGGATGGCATTCGTGTTGCATCCGGTCAAAAGAAATTGGCAGATGTTCTGGCGCAATACGACGCAAGTCTAGCGACTCGCGGATAA